The region GCGCTGAGCCTTCCTGCTCGCCCCACCAGGCAGCAGGTGGACAGTGTCGCTATGAAGAGAAAGCTTGATTGTCCCTCCTGCAAACCGCCACACGCCAGACCTCCGCTATTGTGCGCCCTCCATAGAAATGCAAACGAGCCGCGTGCGCTGGCTACAATCTGCTCACGGGCCCAGCACCCGGTGGTAGCACTCGACCGGGGCACAGGGACCTTCACTAGGACCTGCCAGCGCCTTAGGGTCGGGACTTCGATTGTGCATTGAGGCCTCCCCTGCGTGCTCCTAAGTTTAAGTGTCGGCTTTGCGAGCTTAAAGCCAGCGAGCGCTGCGTGATTTTGCTTTAAGTTTCAGTCTCAAAGCAAGTTTCCAAATTAAACtccaaattaaaagataaaaatagaaaggtaGCAACAAACACAGAATAAATCCTTTAGATTATCCAAAGGTGCATTTCAAAAATTGCTGTCTTATtgacaagtatttttttaatatgtaactTCTCCTTTTAAGGACTTAACCCATAAAAATCGAGATGAAATCTGCAGGCTCCAATCTGCCTAGTAACACCCCGACAAAAGCAGCAGATTTGAGGCATTGTCATCCAACTcccccccactcctgcccccgCAGCCCTCCCCACGTGGCCTTCTGGCAGGAGCCACCAGCGCCGCCTCATTTGCATCAGAAAGCGGCGCCCGCCAATGGGCTCGCAGCTTCGTGCCAGCTGGCGGCGCCTGGTCCCAGCCTATATAAGTGTACTCTGCGGCGGGCACACTAGCTAACAGTGGGCGCGCCGCAAGCGGGTTGCAGGCTTTCGTGTCCTCTCTCCGTCCACTCTGCCAGCTCCTCTTTTGGATATCTAGCCGCTCGTAGACTGCACCATGACACTGGAAGAAGTCCGCGGCCAGGACTCGGTTCCGGAAAGCACAGCCAGGTGGGTCGGCGCCCGGTGCCGGATGTTTTGGAGCGCTGGGAGCTTCACTCCACGGTGTCCACAACTGGTCGGGTGGAAGCCTGTTGGCTGGGGCGGTGGGTACGTCAACGGAGCTCTAAGGGACGTTCCTGGGCTAGGGCGCCGGGGGTGCGGTTGGGGACCCCATCACGGTTTGTCCAGTCTCCGCTCATGGCCCTGGCTCGTTCGCAGGATGCAGGGCGCAGGGAAAGCGCTGCACGAGTTGCTGCTGTCAGCTCAGCGCCAGGGCTGCCTCACTGCTGGCGTCTACGAATCAGCCAAAGTCCTGAACGTGTGAGTATTAGCTCAGCACGCGGGTGGCCACCCCGGCAGCGGCAGGGAAACCCAGGAGACGGTGGGGGCATCCAAGATCGCTGCCCTGACCTCACCACTCCATCCTTGCCCGCGCAGGGACCCCGACAATGTAACCTTCTGCGTGCTGGCCGCGGATGAGGAGGACGAGGGCGACATCGCGCTGCAGATTCATTTCACGCTGATCCAAGCGTTCTGTTGCGAAAACGACATCGATATCGTTCGTGTGGGCGATGTGCAGCGGCTGGCGGCCATCGTGGGCGCTGGCGATGAGGGGAGTGCTCCAGGAGACCTTCACTGTATCCTCATTTCGGTGAGTGCACTACTCAGGTCCCCACTCAGTCCCTCCCCCAGTCGGCCTCTAGTGGCCAACCTAGCTgatctctgctctctcctctcagAACCCCAATGAGGATGCATGGAAGGACCCCGCGTTGGAGAAGCTCAGTCTGTTCTGCGAAGAGAGCCGCAGCGTCAATGACTGGGTGCCCAGTATCACTCTCCCCGAGTGACAGCCCCACGGAGGTCCTTGGTCTGATCGTTGTGGAGACGCCCCGGGGCGCCTAGCGCAGGGCTCGCTCTGTGGATGCGCCCTCTGAGGGCGCAGGTGTTCGGCGTGGAGACTGGAAGGCGGGGGCACGTGGAGAGCAGCGAGGAGGTGCGGCTTCCTCCAAGAAGGGGGCCCAGTGGCGGCAGGGGCAGGCTGGCCCGGAGCCAAGGACTCTACACGTGTGGGGAGCGGCTACTCGCCCAGTAAGCCCAGAGGCCGGACATTGGCAGCGATGCTGGGAAGGATGGACTGCCCTGGCAGGGTGACTCAGCAGACTGCACTGTGGTCAGGAAGCAGGGGAAAGGCGAGGCCAGGCGGCCTGGACTTGCACAGTTTCTGGAGCTCTGACGGACCTAGCAGTCTGCACTACTATTTCAAACGGATCTGGGCAATGGTTCATTTTCCAAAGGATTATGCTGCTGCAGCTTTGAATTTTACAATAAACTTACTGAAACAAACATATTCTCTTTATTGAGGGTAGGGGGTCCTTTCTGATGGGGAGGTGGTCAGCAGGCTTGCAGGTGATTGCTGAAACTTATGGAGCTGGATGACACCTGTTCATCCTCCTGTCTAGGCTGAATTACATACGGGTTCCCAAGGAGCTggaactgggggaggggacactgccCAGGAGTTAGGGCAGGACTTGAGCCCTgctcctatttttctccttttaggaAGACTTTTAAATTTACAAGGCAGGAGCATACTTCAGATAAGACATCACTGCAGCAGCTAAAGGCTGGCCATCCAACCTGATTAACATCAGCTTCGCtctgccttccccctcctcccctgcccctcaacAGCTGCTTATCAGAACAGcttgcaggaggcaggcagcatTTCTGCACAATGAGCATTGCCTAGTGCAGATGCTGCCTTTTGTGGTCCCTGAGGTTGGCAGCACACAGCTCTCAGGAACCTTTCCCTCTTAAAGGAATGGCGCTTAAAGCAATGTCATCAAAGTATTAACATCAAATATGACAGCATGGCTGCATTTAAGCATGAGTCATTGTTTTATCATGGCTGTGATAGAAAAAAGATCTGAGCGAAAATGGGAAGGCACCATCCACACAAATAGGTGTGAGTAAGTCATCTGCTGTGTACTATTCTGAGTGTTCTCTGCCCACATCACAGGAGGACTGCTGCAATTCACAGTCCcattaatggaagaaaaataacttaaagctTTTCCGCAAAGGCTGACTTTAAGAAACGTCCTGAGTGAATCAATCCTTCTTATGTGACCAATATGAGT is a window of Desmodus rotundus isolate HL8 chromosome 1, HLdesRot8A.1, whole genome shotgun sequence DNA encoding:
- the GADD45G gene encoding growth arrest and DNA damage-inducible protein GADD45 gamma; translated protein: MTLEEVRGQDSVPESTARMQGAGKALHELLLSAQRQGCLTAGVYESAKVLNVDPDNVTFCVLAADEEDEGDIALQIHFTLIQAFCCENDIDIVRVGDVQRLAAIVGAGDEGSAPGDLHCILISNPNEDAWKDPALEKLSLFCEESRSVNDWVPSITLPE